From Ramlibacter agri, a single genomic window includes:
- a CDS encoding DUF4255 domain-containing protein, translating to MSSALAIAAVTASLKDLLNDGLMDHDLSTVGSFTVTAQPPDRVTTGTTENNQLNLFLYQVTANSGWRNVGLPSRDRAGERLTNAPLALDLHYLLTAYGAQDLNAEVLLGYAMQVLHETSVLTRAQLRTALGSPPPVDGSLLPGPFGSLSAVDLADQVEMIKVTPVFLGSEDLSKLWTAMQARYRPSMAYLVSVVLIQAQGPARSALPVIKRGPADRGATAHGAPAPTLIGARAAATPLQPALRLGEDLLLSGTNLLSNSTLAVRFEQSRLAVVQTLTPLPIDAQQLGVHLPSIAEVASGMADWAVGVYAVSLTISDPGQPSWTTNSVPMALSPLITVSPLNAAAGTLNLTLTCTPRLRTSQESSVRLLFGDTEVLPATVNTPVNPALPTTLTFAVPGVVAGDYVLRLRVEGIDSLPAVYTGSPPSFEFDTQQTVHVT from the coding sequence ATGAGCAGTGCCCTCGCCATCGCCGCCGTCACGGCCTCGTTGAAGGACCTCCTCAACGACGGGCTGATGGACCACGACCTGTCCACCGTCGGCAGCTTCACGGTGACCGCGCAGCCGCCGGACCGCGTCACCACCGGCACCACCGAGAACAACCAGCTCAACCTGTTCCTCTACCAGGTCACCGCCAACAGCGGCTGGCGCAACGTGGGCCTGCCTTCGCGCGACCGCGCCGGCGAGCGCCTCACCAACGCGCCGCTGGCGCTGGACCTGCACTACCTGCTGACCGCCTACGGGGCGCAGGACCTGAACGCCGAAGTCCTCCTGGGCTACGCGATGCAGGTGCTGCACGAGACCTCGGTCCTCACGCGCGCGCAGCTGCGCACGGCGCTCGGCTCGCCGCCGCCGGTCGATGGCTCGCTGCTGCCCGGCCCCTTCGGCTCGCTGTCGGCCGTCGACCTCGCCGACCAGGTGGAGATGATCAAGGTGACGCCGGTGTTCCTCGGCTCGGAGGACCTCTCCAAGCTGTGGACCGCGATGCAGGCTCGCTACCGGCCCTCGATGGCTTACCTGGTCTCCGTCGTCCTGATCCAGGCCCAGGGCCCGGCCCGCTCGGCATTGCCTGTCATCAAGCGCGGCCCGGCCGACCGCGGCGCGACTGCGCATGGCGCGCCGGCTCCGACCCTCATCGGCGCACGGGCCGCGGCGACGCCCTTGCAACCCGCGCTGCGCCTGGGCGAGGACCTGCTGCTCTCGGGCACCAATCTCCTGAGCAACAGCACGCTGGCGGTGCGATTCGAGCAATCGCGGCTGGCCGTCGTGCAGACGCTGACGCCTTTGCCCATCGACGCCCAGCAACTCGGCGTGCACCTGCCCAGCATCGCCGAGGTTGCCAGCGGCATGGCGGACTGGGCGGTCGGCGTCTACGCGGTGTCGCTGACGATCAGCGATCCCGGCCAGCCTTCCTGGACGACCAACAGCGTGCCGATGGCGCTGTCGCCGCTGATCACCGTCAGTCCGCTCAATGCCGCTGCCGGCACGCTCAATCTCACGCTGACCTGCACGCCACGCCTGCGGACCTCGCAGGAGTCTTCCGTGCGGCTGCTGTTCGGGGATACCGAGGTGCTGCCGGCGACGGTCAACACCCCGGTCAATCCGGCGCTGCCGACGACGCTGACCTTCGCCGTGCCGGGCGTGGTGGCAGGCGACTACGTGCTGCGCCTGCGCGTCGAAGGCATCGACAGCCTGCCGGCCGTCTACACGGGTTCGCCACCGAGCTTCGAGTTCGACACGCAGCAAACGGTGCATGTGACATGA